Proteins encoded together in one Triticum dicoccoides isolate Atlit2015 ecotype Zavitan chromosome 7B, WEW_v2.0, whole genome shotgun sequence window:
- the LOC119337815 gene encoding cation transporter HKT1-like has translation MGRVKRFYQDFIHIKLHSFCRISRYVVDSIAFVYRFVALHVHPFWIQLSYFLAIAILGSVLLMSLKPSNPDFSPPYIDMLFLSTSALTVSGLSAITMEDLSSSQIVVLTLLMLAGGEIFVSLLGLMLRVNHQDMPDLPSMKISSVPVELQEIDLANSVALCDESQLEEAAHAIPPKKCTELKRSRPVKCLGYVVFGYFAVIHVLGFLLVFLYITHVPTASAPLNKKGINIVLFSLSVTVASCANAGLVPTNENMVIFSKNSGLLLLLSGQILAGNTLFPLFLRLLVWFLGRLTKVKELRHMIKNPEEVHFANLLPRLPTAFLSSTVVGLVAAGVTMFCAVDWNSSVFDGLSSYQKTVNAFFMVVNARHSGENSIDCSLMSPVIIVLFIVMMYLPSSATFATPNGDTKTTNENTKGKAKRGSLVQNLAFSPLGCNIIFVIVACITERRRLRNDPLNFSTLNMIFEVISAYGNVGLSTGYSCSRLHQLHPEIICQDKPYSFSGWWSDGGKFLLVLVMLYGRLKAFAVSTGKSWRV, from the exons ATGGGCCGGGTGAAAAGATTTTACCAGGATTTCATCCATATCAAGCTGCATAGCTTTTGCCGTATCAGTAGATATGTTGTCGATTCAATAGCTTTTGTCTATCGATTTGTTGCATTGCATGTTCACCCCTTCTGGATCCAACTGTCCTACTTCCTTGCCATTGCTATACTTGGTTCAGTCCTCTTGATGTCGCTGAAACCAAGCAACCCTGACTTCAGCCCTCCTTACATTGACATGTTATTCTTGTCAACTTCTGCTCTAACAGTTTCTGGCCTCAGCGCCATCACGATGGAGGACCTCTCAAGCTCTCAAATTGTGGTCTTGACACTGCTCATGCTTGCAGGAGGGGAGATCTTTGTTTCACTCTTAGGCCTCATGCTTAGAGTGAACCATCAAGACATGCCAGATCTTCCAAGCATGAAGATCAGCTCAGTTCCTGTCGAGCTTCAAGAGATAGACTTGGCGAATAGCGTGGCACTCTGTGATGAGTCGCAGCTTGAAGAAGCAGCTCATGCAATTCCACCCAAGAAATGTACAGAGTTGAAGAGGAGTAGGCCTGTCAAGTGCTTAGGATATGTGGTCTTTGGGTACTTTGCCGTGATCCATGTCTTGGGCTTTCTGCTGGTTTTTCTGTATATAACTCATGTGCCAACTGCAAGTGCCCCACTGAACAAGAAAGGGATCAACATCGTGCTCTTCTCACTATCAGTCACCGTCGCTTCCTGTGCGAATGCAGGACTCGTGCCCACAAATGAAAACATGGTTATCTTCTCAAAGAATTCAGGCCTCTTGCTGCTGCTCAGTGGCCAGATTCTGGCAGGCAACACATTGTTCCCTCTCTTCCTGAGACTATTGGTATGGTTCCTGGGGAGGCTCACAAAGGTGAAGGAGCTGCGGCACATGATCAAGAACCCTGAGGAGGTGCATTTTGCTAATCTGCTTCCTAGGTTGCCGACTGCATTTCTCTCCTCGACGGTCGTTGGCCTTGTAGCAGCTGGGGTCACGATGTTCTGCGCCGTTGATTGGAATTCTTCAGTGTTTGATGGGCTCAGCTCTTATCAGAAGACTGTCAATGCATTCTTCATGGTGGTGAATGCGAGGCACTCAGGGGAGAATTCCATTGACTGCTCGCTCATGTCCCCTGTCATTATAGTACTATTCATCGTCATGAT GTATTTGCCATCATCAGCAACATTTGCAACACCCAATGGAGATACTAAAACCACCAATGAGAACACAAAAGGGAAAGCCAAGAGAGGGTCGTTGGTGCAGAATTTGGCATTCTCACCGCTCGGATGTAACATCATCTTTGTGATAGTTGCCTGCATCACTGAAAGGAGAAGGCTCAGAAACGATCCACTCAACTTCTCCACCTTGAACATGATATTTGAGGTCATCAG TGCATACGGCAACGTTGGGCTATCCACTGGTTATAGTTGTTCTAGGCTGCATCAGCTGCACCCAGAGATCATCTGCCAGGACAAGCCATACAGCTTTTCTGGATGGTGGAGTGACGGAGGAAAGTTTCTGCTAGTCTTGGTCATGCTCTATGGAAGGCTTAAGGCGTTCGCCGTGTCCACAGGTAAATCCTGGAGAGTATGA
- the LOC119337816 gene encoding probable cation transporter HKT9, which produces MPIRLPIFLSSARHVSNSSVFIFRFIAFHLSPLLIHLSYFVIIDVLGFVALMALKPSNPNYSPRYVDIFFLSTSAVTVTGLATIKMEDLSSSQVVVLTLLMLLGSEMFVSLLGHIHELSKQNKHDPEDSRVRSVTVQDESQIEEAIPATPSINTISLKKSCLRYIGFVLLAYMVSILLVGSLLVFLYVAHVSTARDVLTRKSINTMLFSISVTVSSFTNGGLIPTNESMAVFSSNQGLLLLLTGQILAGNTLLPVFLRLVIWALRGLRITRAKPEEFEFMMNNTKGVGFNHLLPTQQTVFLTASVAALIAVAITLLCCLNWNSAVFAGLTPNQKITNALFMAVNTRQAGENSIDCSLVAPAALVLFIAMWCIPASTSFLSLHERDKRGITEHKDGANKRRLSLNKMLFSPLACTAVLIMLVCITERRSLSADPLNFSTFNMIFEVISAYRNVGLSIGYSCARLPHPEKQSVCQDMPYSFSGWWSDQGKVVLVLVMLCGRLKCFHRQRS; this is translated from the exons ATGCCTATCCGGCTGCCAATTTTTCTCAGTTCTGCAAGGCATGTCAGCAATTCATCTGTGTTCATTTTTCGGTTCATTGCTTTCCATCTTAGCCCACTTTTGATTCACTTATCCTATTTTGTTATCATTGATGTACTTGGTTTTGTTGCCTTGATGGCGCTGAAGCCAAGCAACCCTAACTATAGTCCTCGCTATGTCGACATATTTTTCCTTTCGACATCTGCAGTCACAGTTACAGGATTAGCTACCATTAAAATGGAGGATCTTTCTAGCTCTCAAGTAGTTGTCCTAACTCTCTTGATGTTGTTAGGAAGTGAGATGTTTGTTTCCCTGCTTGGCCATATTCACGAGTTGAGCAAGCAAAACAAGCATGATCCTGAAGATAGTAGAGTTAGATCGGTTACCGTGCAAGATGAGTCGCAGATAGAAGAGGCAATCCCGGCAACACCATCAATTAATACCATTAGCCTCAAGAAGAGTTGCCTCAGATACATAGGGTTTGTGCTGTTGGCATACATGGTCTCGATTCTTCTTGTAGGTTCTCTATTGGTGTTCTTGTACGTAGCACATGTTTCAACTGCAAGAGATGTGCTAACAAGGAAAAGTATCAATACCATGCTTTTCTCCATATCAGTCACTGTCTCTTCTTTCACCAATGGAGGGCTGATTCCAACGAACGAGAGCATGGCGGTGTTTTCCTcaaaccagggcctcctcctgctactCACTGGCCAGATTCTTGCAGGCAACACCTTGCTTCCTGTCTTTCTGAGGCTGGTGATATGGGCACTGAGAGGACTAAGAATAACCAGAGCTAAACCTGAAGAGTTTGAGttcatgatgaacaacacaaaggGTGTGGGTTTCAACCACTTGCTGCCTACCCAGCAGACAGTATTCCTCACAGCCTCGGTCGCTGCTCTCATAGCCGTTGCCATCACACTCTTGTGCTGCTTGAACTGGAATTCGGCAGTGTTTGCAGGGCTGACCCCCAACCAGAAGATCACCAACGCATTGTTCATGGCGGTGAACACAAGGCAGGCAGGAGAGAATTCCATCGATTGCTCCCTCGTCGCTCCTGCGGCTTTAGTACTATTCATCGCCATGTG GTGCATTCCAGCCTCGACATCATTTCTCTCACTGCATGAACGTGACAAGAGGGGCATTACAGAACACAAGGATGGGGCAAACAAGAGAAGACTGTCACTGAATAAAATGCTGTTTTCACCACTAGCCTGCACCGCGGTGCTGATAATGCTGGTCTGCATCACCGAGAGGAGATCGCTCTCCGCCGACCCTCTCAATTTCTCCACATTCAACATGATCTTCGAGGTCATAAG CGCGTATAGGAACGTAGGACTGTCCATCGGTTACAGCTGCGCGAGGCTGCCGCACCCGGAGAAGCAAAGCGTCTGCCAGGACATGCCGTACAGCTTCTCCGGGTGGTGGAGCGACCAGGGGAAGGTGGTTCTTGTCCTGGTGATGCTCTGCGGGAGGCTCAAATGCTTCCACAGGCAGAGGAGCTAG